A portion of the Pseudarthrobacter sp. L1SW genome contains these proteins:
- a CDS encoding nucleoside hydrolase, whose protein sequence is MTAPVYLDCDTGIDDALALAYLLASPLASVVGIGTVSGNVSAAVGARNTLDLLSLAGAASVPVAVGAHDPLAGSFGGGSPWVHGENGVGEVVLAPSAASVAAESAAELLVRLARTYPGTLRVVAIGPLTNIAEALRLEPALPSLVESVTVMGGAALAPGNITPVAEANIWHDPEAAALVLAADWDATLVPLDVTMASVLEESHRQALLASPAPMPRALGEMLGYYFRFYEGIYGRPCSAMHDPLAAALAVGAVKPALAPMVRAAVDTSDGPGRGQTVCDMRGLYAGYPEVKGARYRVVLSLEEDFAPHLVETLLTPSPAVEPMPTPVG, encoded by the coding sequence GTGACTGCCCCCGTTTACCTCGACTGCGACACCGGCATCGACGACGCCCTCGCCCTGGCCTACCTGCTCGCCTCACCTCTTGCTTCCGTGGTGGGGATCGGGACGGTGAGCGGGAACGTCAGTGCCGCGGTTGGGGCCCGGAATACTTTGGATCTGCTGTCGTTGGCCGGGGCTGCTTCCGTGCCGGTGGCTGTTGGCGCGCACGATCCCCTGGCTGGCTCCTTTGGCGGCGGGTCGCCGTGGGTGCACGGGGAAAACGGTGTGGGGGAAGTTGTGCTGGCGCCTTCTGCTGCTTCTGTTGCTGCCGAGTCCGCGGCGGAGTTGCTGGTGCGGCTGGCGCGTACCTATCCGGGCACGTTGCGGGTGGTGGCAATCGGGCCGCTGACCAACATTGCCGAGGCATTGCGGCTGGAGCCTGCGCTGCCGTCCCTGGTGGAGTCGGTGACCGTGATGGGCGGGGCCGCGCTGGCGCCGGGGAACATCACTCCGGTGGCCGAGGCGAACATCTGGCACGACCCCGAGGCCGCCGCCCTGGTGCTGGCCGCCGACTGGGACGCGACCCTGGTGCCGCTGGACGTGACCATGGCATCTGTTTTGGAGGAGTCACACCGGCAGGCGCTGTTGGCTTCGCCGGCGCCGATGCCGCGGGCCTTGGGGGAGATGCTGGGCTACTACTTCCGGTTCTACGAGGGCATCTACGGCCGGCCCTGCTCCGCCATGCACGATCCGCTGGCGGCGGCGCTCGCTGTTGGTGCTGTGAAACCTGCCCTGGCACCGATGGTGCGGGCCGCCGTCGACACCTCTGACGGGCCCGGCCGCGGGCAGACCGTGTGCGACATGCGGGGGCTGTACGCGGGGTACCCGGAGGTGAAGGGCGCGCGTTACCGCGTGGTGCTCTCACTGGAGGAGGACTTCGCCCCCCACCTGGTGGAGACGCTGCTGACCCCGTCCCCGGCGGTTGAGCCCATGCCTACACCTGTTGGATAA
- a CDS encoding GAF domain-containing protein → MDYGLRFSDPAKYARALRRAHELVISGVPRPEIPTPLAESWRRSMALGISPDQHSPRHVHDPSEVVQLRREHRLQQVMPALQDLLADDSSSGRHLLVLTDAGGEILWRVGSREALRRADRLEFSEGADWSEAGIGTNAISEVLVTGGPVQLFSAEHLVRTHHDWACTAAPITDPLTGVLLGVLDVSGPLDTISADTLRMVRCAVRVAESLLGTSDGGASLGASSSLGASRQGARRTVAAVSSLELLGDRPAAVFADGSRVPVTLRRAEILALLDSRSQGWSADELAYELHGDAGTPQAIRTEMFRVRSMLGDAVESNPYRLAAGLAGCSDSGRVLRLLREGLVAEALAAYTAPLLSRSGVLAVQLLRDQLDLAVGSAVRASGDAGLLVRWLSTDMGSADAEGVKALGQLVGRDDPRYSAFRASSALCG, encoded by the coding sequence GTGGACTACGGCCTGAGGTTCTCGGACCCGGCGAAGTACGCGCGTGCCCTGCGCCGGGCGCACGAGCTGGTCATCTCCGGTGTCCCGCGCCCGGAGATCCCCACACCGCTGGCGGAGTCGTGGCGCCGGTCCATGGCGCTGGGCATCAGCCCTGACCAGCACAGCCCGCGGCACGTGCACGATCCGTCCGAGGTGGTCCAGCTGCGGCGGGAGCACCGGCTGCAGCAGGTGATGCCGGCGCTGCAGGACCTGCTGGCCGACGATTCCAGTTCCGGCCGGCACCTGCTGGTGCTCACCGACGCCGGGGGCGAGATCCTGTGGCGGGTGGGCAGCCGGGAGGCGCTGCGGCGGGCGGACCGGCTGGAGTTCTCCGAAGGGGCGGACTGGTCCGAGGCGGGGATCGGCACCAACGCCATCAGCGAGGTGCTGGTGACCGGCGGGCCGGTGCAGCTGTTCTCCGCCGAGCACCTGGTCCGCACCCACCACGACTGGGCGTGCACGGCGGCGCCCATCACGGACCCTTTGACGGGTGTGCTGCTTGGCGTGCTGGACGTTTCCGGGCCGTTGGACACCATCAGCGCGGACACGCTGCGGATGGTGCGGTGTGCGGTCCGGGTGGCGGAGTCGCTGCTGGGAACGTCCGACGGCGGCGCCTCCTTGGGTGCGTCTTCTTCCCTGGGTGCCTCCCGGCAGGGTGCGCGGCGGACTGTTGCCGCTGTTTCTTCGCTGGAGTTGCTCGGCGACCGGCCTGCCGCCGTGTTTGCCGACGGCAGCCGGGTACCTGTGACGCTGCGCCGGGCAGAGATCCTGGCGCTGCTGGATTCCCGGTCGCAGGGATGGAGCGCCGACGAATTGGCGTACGAGCTGCACGGGGACGCGGGCACGCCGCAGGCCATCCGGACGGAGATGTTCCGGGTCCGGTCCATGCTGGGCGATGCGGTGGAGTCGAACCCGTACCGGCTTGCTGCAGGCTTGGCAGGCTGTTCTGACTCGGGGCGGGTGCTGCGGTTACTGCGGGAGGGCCTCGTTGCTGAGGCGCTGGCGGCGTACACGGCTCCCCTGCTCAGCCGGTCCGGCGTTCTGGCCGTGCAGCTGCTGCGGGACCAGCTGGACCTGGCCGTCGGTTCGGCGGTGCGGGCCAGTGGGGATGCCGGGCTGCTGGTGCGGTGGCTGTCCACGGACATGGGGTCCGCGGACGCGGAGGGTGTGAAAGCGCTGGGACAGCTGGTGGGACGCGATGATCCCCGGTATTCGGCGTTCCGCGCTTCCTCGGCGCTCTGCGGGTGA
- a CDS encoding NAD(P)/FAD-dependent oxidoreductase has translation MTETPTAAAQAWLASLDGALQRRDVDAALDLFEDESYWRDFVAFTWNLKTLEGKADIRHMLEATLDHVQPANWALAEDATGSAAADGTVEAWITFETGDARGYGHLRLRNGRCWTLLTTMQELKGFEEKKGPRREQGVAHEIVRGRRSWKELKEEQEARLGYEEQPYCVIIGGGQGGIGLAARLRRLGVPTIVIEKNQNPGDSWRNRYRSLHLHDPVWYDHLPYLKFPDDWPVFAAKDKIGDWLEHYTRIMELNYWSGTECVGAEYDDGTQEWTVSVLRNGSPVTLRPKQLVFALGVSGYPNIPTFDGAESFLGEQRHSSQHPGGGDWTGKKAVVIGSNNSAHDICADLWEHGADVTMVQRSSTHIARSESLMDLALGDLYSEKALANGVTTEKADLLFASLPYRILPEAQVPVYQEMARRDAEFYSQLEAAGFDLDFGVDGSGLFLKYLRRGSGYYIDVGASQLIIDGRVKLKSGQVSKITGNAVVMADGTELEADLIVYATGYGSMNGWLADLVSPEIADRVGKCWGYGSDTPKDPGPWEGELRNMWKPTNVPNLWIHGGNLHQSRHYSSYLALQLKARMEGLETPVYELQPSHHTR, from the coding sequence ATGACCGAAACACCCACCGCCGCCGCCCAGGCCTGGCTTGCCAGCCTTGACGGCGCGCTGCAGCGCCGCGACGTGGACGCCGCGCTGGACCTGTTCGAGGACGAAAGCTACTGGCGCGACTTCGTGGCGTTCACGTGGAACCTGAAAACACTGGAAGGCAAGGCGGACATCCGGCACATGCTCGAGGCCACGCTGGACCACGTGCAGCCGGCCAACTGGGCGCTCGCCGAGGACGCCACCGGCAGCGCCGCCGCTGACGGGACCGTGGAGGCCTGGATCACGTTCGAGACCGGCGACGCCCGCGGCTACGGCCACCTCCGGCTGCGGAACGGCAGATGCTGGACGCTGCTCACCACCATGCAGGAGCTGAAGGGCTTCGAGGAGAAGAAGGGCCCGCGCCGCGAGCAGGGCGTGGCACACGAAATCGTCCGCGGCCGCCGCTCCTGGAAGGAACTCAAGGAGGAGCAGGAGGCGCGGCTGGGGTACGAGGAGCAGCCCTACTGCGTGATCATCGGCGGCGGGCAGGGCGGCATCGGCCTCGCGGCGCGGCTGCGGCGGCTGGGCGTGCCCACCATCGTGATCGAGAAGAACCAGAACCCGGGCGACTCCTGGCGCAACCGCTACAGGTCCCTGCACCTGCACGACCCCGTCTGGTACGACCACCTGCCCTACCTGAAGTTCCCGGACGACTGGCCCGTCTTCGCCGCCAAGGACAAGATCGGCGACTGGCTGGAGCACTACACGCGCATCATGGAGCTGAACTACTGGTCCGGCACCGAGTGCGTGGGCGCAGAGTACGACGACGGCACGCAGGAATGGACGGTCAGCGTCCTCCGCAACGGGTCACCAGTGACGTTGCGGCCCAAGCAGCTGGTCTTCGCCCTGGGGGTCTCCGGCTACCCGAACATCCCCACGTTCGACGGTGCCGAGAGCTTCCTGGGGGAGCAGCGGCACTCCTCCCAGCACCCCGGCGGCGGGGACTGGACCGGGAAGAAGGCGGTGGTGATCGGCTCCAACAACTCCGCGCACGATATCTGCGCGGACCTGTGGGAGCACGGCGCCGACGTCACCATGGTGCAGCGCTCCTCCACCCACATTGCCCGCAGCGAATCGCTGATGGACCTGGCCCTGGGGGACCTGTACTCGGAGAAGGCGCTGGCCAACGGCGTCACCACGGAAAAGGCGGACCTGCTGTTCGCGTCCCTTCCGTACCGGATCCTGCCCGAGGCGCAGGTGCCCGTCTACCAGGAGATGGCCCGGCGGGACGCCGAGTTCTACTCGCAGCTGGAGGCTGCCGGGTTTGACCTGGACTTCGGCGTGGACGGGTCCGGCCTGTTCCTGAAGTACCTGCGGCGCGGCTCCGGCTACTACATCGACGTCGGCGCCTCCCAGCTGATCATCGACGGCCGGGTGAAGCTGAAGTCCGGGCAGGTTTCCAAGATCACCGGCAACGCCGTGGTGATGGCGGACGGCACCGAGCTGGAGGCCGACCTGATTGTCTACGCCACCGGGTACGGGTCCATGAACGGCTGGCTGGCGGACCTGGTCTCGCCGGAAATCGCGGACCGGGTGGGCAAATGCTGGGGATACGGCTCAGACACGCCAAAAGACCCTGGCCCTTGGGAGGGGGAGCTGCGCAA